The genomic segment TGAAGCAGAAAGACCTAAACGAATGGAGTTGTTTTCAATCAATGCTTGCTTTAGGTTCATCATGTTTCCTTTCATCAGTTATAAGAATAAGAAAAAGTCCTTTTCTAAAGAAACTACCGCTTCCTATCCGTTCTAACATTTTCGTCCAAGTTCTATTCTTGTTAAGTGAATGAGGCTAGAGCGTTTGCTCTAAGCCCCTCATCCTTTCCTATTGTATCAATCTTATGACAAGGTCAGTCGTCCTCATCACTCTAGTACCTGAGACAATTTTTCAGTAATTTCTTTGTCATCCATCAGATTATCCAGACCAATCAATTTACCATTTGTCCGTCCATCCAATTCATGAATCAAATGAAGAGAAGCAATGACAATATCATAACCAGAAGCAAGGCTTTTTGCTTCTCCAACACTGCAAGAATTGACGGTAAAATCTGTTTGTCCTAATTTTCGCAGAGCATTTTCT from the Streptococcus constellatus subsp. constellatus genome contains:
- a CDS encoding PTS sugar transporter subunit IIB translates to MVKVLTACGNGMGSSMVIKMKVENALRKLGQTDFTVNSCSVGEAKSLASGYDIVIASLHLIHELDGRTNGKLIGLDNLMDDKEITEKLSQVLE